TTGACAATAAAAGAAGTTTTACTCGTTTTATGTCTAAATAATAACATCGCTGTTAATAACCCAGGCGAACCTCCAATTAAAGCCATGAGAAACAAGGTTTTTTCAGGAATTCTTCGGTTATTTTTTCGAGCCTGAGATTTGTCATATCCAGCGAAAATAAAAACGAGAACACTTATAGATAAAAAATATAGTAATAAAACTTCCATTGGTTTAAAATTAAAGACAAAGATATTATTTTAGCCAAATGATTTACTATTTTGCAGAAACGTTTTAACAAGTAAATTATACCATTTTTAAGTAAGAAAATCATTTCATTAAAAGTATGACTAATATTCAATTCATTGCCAAGTCTGTGCAGGCGCCAGCAGTTAGTATTCAAAACACAGTAAAATTATTAGAAGAAGACTGTACGATTCCGTTTATTTCGCGTTACCGAAAAGATGCTACCGGAAATCTTGATGAAACTGTAATTGAGCAGATTGCAAAACTTCAAAAAGATTATGATACACTTATAAAACGTAAAGAAGCGGTTTTAAAATCTATTGAAGAGCAAAAAGCACTTACGCCAGATTTGAAGAAAAAAATTGAAGACAGTTTTGATTTACAAGAAATCGAAGATTTTTACCTTCCATACAAAAAGAAGAAAAAAACAAAAGCCGATGTTGCACGCGAATTCGGTTTGGAACCATTGGCAAAACTGATTATATCTGAAAGTGATGCTGATATTGATTTTATTTCAACACAGTACATTAATGAAAATGTTATTAACGAAGAAGCCGCTATTCAAGGCGCAAGAGATATTGTAGCGGAATGGATCAATGAGAATATCTACGTTCGTAAGCAGCTTCGTAGATTATTTCAGCGAAAAGCGACGATCACTACAAAAGTGGTTAAAAAGAAAGCCGAAGAAGAAGGAGCACAGAAATTCAACCAATATTTTGATTGGGAAGAACCTTTAACAAAAGCGCCAGCACACCGTTTATTGGCCATGCTTCGTGCAGAAAATGAAGGTTTTATCAAAATGAAAATAGATGTTGATATCGATGATGCGTACGATGTTATTGACGAAATCATCATTAAAAAACAAAATAATTCAACTGCTCATTTACAATTAGCAATTGAGGATAGTTATAAACGTTTATTGAATCCAGCAATTGGAAATGAAACTCTGCAAGAAGCAAAAGCAAAAGCTGATGCAAATTCTATTCAGGTTTTTGCCAACAATTTAGGTCAGTTATTATTGGCTCCGCCGTTGGGAGAAAAACGTATTTTGGCAATCGATCCCGGATTTAGAAGTGGTTGTAAAGTTGTTTGTCTGGACGAAAAAGGCGATTTATTATACAACGAAACGATTTATCCGCACGCGCCTCAAAACGAAGAATCTATGGCGATTAAAAAAATTCGTTCGATGGTTAACGCCTATCAAATTGATGCGATTTCTATTGGAAACGGAACGGCTTCGCGCGAAACTGAATTTTTCATCAAAAAAATCACGTTTGATAAACCAGTTCAGGTATTTATAGTTTCTGAGGCCGGAGCTTCAGTATATTCGGCTTCCAAAATTGCTAGAGAAGAATTTCCAAATTACGATGTAACGGTTCGTGGTTCGGTTTCTATCGGGCGACGACTTTCAGATCCTTTGGCCGAATTGGTAAAAATCGACCCGAAAGCAATCGGGGTTGGTCAATATCAGCACGATGTGGATCAAACTAAATTAAAAGAAGAATTAGATAATACCGTAATTCGCTGCGTAAACTCAGTTGGAATTAACATCAACACAGCAAGTAAACATTTGCTGAGTTATGTGAGTGGAATCGGGGAGAAGCTGGCTGAAAATATTGTACAATATCGTTCTGAAAATGGACCTTTTGAAGACAGAAAACAGTTGAAAAAAGTGCCTCGTTTGGGAGATAAAGCGTATCAGCAAGGAGCAGCGTTTACTAGAATTACAAATGCTAAAAATCCGTTAGATAATTCGGCGGTGCATCCAGAGGCTTATCCGGTCGTGGAGAAGATGGCGAAGGATTTGAATATTTCTTTGAATGAATTAATTGCCAATAAAGAGAAAACAGCACTTATTAAAGCGGAAAAATATGTTACTCCTGAAATTGGTTTACTTACGCTAAAAGACATCATAAAAGAGCTTGAAAAACCTGGATTAGATCCAAGAAAGTCGGCTAAGGTTTTTGAATTTGATGCAAACGTAAAATCAATCAAAGATGTGAAAACTGGGATGATTCTTCCAGGAATTGTGAATAACATTACCAACTTTGGCTGTTTTGTTGATATCGGAATTAAAGAAAGCGGATTGGTTCATATTTCACAATTAAAAGCAGGCTTTGTAAGCGATGTAAACGAAGTGGTAAAATTACATCAACATGTTGATGTGAAGGTTACGGAAGTTGATGAAGATAGAAAAAGGATTCAGTTGACGATGATTTTGTAGAAATTTAAATTTTTGAAATTCCAAATTCCAAACTGTTTGGAATATTTAGATAAAAAAACTCCCAAACTACAATTTGTAATTTGGGAGTTTTTATCTTCAGATTATTTCAAAATCACTTTTTTAGTAACACTTTTAAAATCGTCGTTAGATATTTTAACCAAATAAACACCTCTTGACTGGTTGGCTAAATTTATTTCTGTCAATTCTGAAGTTGTTTTTTGCTGATGAATAACACTTCCTGAAGAAGATATTATCGAGATAGTAGATTGCCCAGGCGCACTAACTGTGATTCGATCAGCACTCGGATTGGGGTAAAGCGTGACTGTAGATTTTTTAATATCGAAAGTATCATTTGACAATGTGGCATTTAGCGGTAAATAGAAATTACCTGTTAGTAAAAAGGAGTATAATGTTTTTAGGGTATGATTGAAATAGCTGTTTGGTTCGTTGAGGTTTTTTAAATCGGTATAAGAAGCATCTAAATGCGCTTGATTTTCTCCCGCCATTGCAGCGCAGGCAAACGCGCCGACAAAAGTAGCATTGTGCCATTGGCCGCTTACGGTTCCGTTTTGATTGTAACCATCTTTAATATTTGCAGAACCTCCAAGGTTAACACGAACAAAATCAGATGATTTCTTAGCGTACGTTTTTGCATCGGCATTTCCGTACCATAGGTAATCAACTGCGATTCGCCAAGGTGTTCTGGCTGCATCGTAAGAATAGTTTCTTCCTCCATTGTTATATCCGCTCGCTTGAGAAGAATAAGCACCAGAAGCTTCGCACCAATCCGAAACTAATCCGCCAGCGGCATTGTTTACAGTCAAATTATTGTTAATAATGGTATACGATTTAGCTGCAACCTGATTCCAAAAAGTGATATCGTTTGTAAAAACTCCAAAAGCCCTATAATAAGCAGGAGAGAAGTAAGAAGGATTTGTAATTTGGCTTCCGCCGAATTGATCTCCAGGTTTTAAAACATAAGTATTGGCTTCCACTTCATAATTTTTAATAGCAGAAATTAAAGCAGTCGCATCACTTTTGTAGTTAATGTTTCCAGTGCTTCCCCATTGATAATCGGCAACAATAAGGGCAAAAGCAGCATCAAGCTCTGCATCTGTAGCTCCGTTTTGACCAATAGCTCCAGAACAGCCATTGATTTTCCAGTTCATAACTTTGTTGCCGTTTACATTGTCTTTGTAATACAACCAAAGTCCATCAAAAAGGTCCTTGTCTGCCTTATAAACAGATAAGAGCATTCCATAACCAATTCCTTCAGAAACGGTTTGAGATGGATCATCAAATTTTACTCTGTATCTTCCGTTAGAACAAGCTTCTACAAAATTGGTTTTCCAAAGATCATAATTGTTTTTGACATCTTGGCTGTTTTTGGGCGAAGGCATTAAGCCATTTGCAAAAACAACATTGGCAGGAAACGGCTGCTTTTGTGCATTACTTTTGAGGCACCAAAAAGCAACAGTAATCAGAAGTAGGTTTTTCATAATTATTGTTTAATAGATTTAGGGACTCTAAAAGTAAGATTTTTTAGATATAAAAAAAATCCCAAACTACATTTGTAATTTGGGATTTAATAAGTTTTTCGAATTTATTATTTCGTTTCTTCTTCTTGTTTTTTAGAAGCAGCAGGTTGATCGTCTTTAGCAGCGTTTTTAAATTCCTTAATTCCACTTCCTAAACCTTTCATTAATTCTGGAATTTTTTTACCTCCAAAAAGTAATATCACAATACCTACGATAACAAGGATTTCTGTAAGACCTAATCTTCCCATGACTAATATATTTAATGCCGAAGCAAATTGTTTTTCTTAATTATTCCGCAAAGGTATATAGAAATATACGAAATAGAAGTATTTTTAGTTTAAAATATTTCGATCAGACCGCGTTAAATATTTTATAAAATCGTAAATTATAGCTCTTCATGAAATTTTTAGAATAAATATCATGACGATTAATTACTATATTTGCTAGCATAAAGAAGTAGAATGACTAAGAATAAGAAAAAGAATTTTAGGAAAAAACTATTCATTAAAAACCGATTAGTAATTTTAAATGAAGACACTTTTGAAGAGATCTTTTCTTTTAGGCTTACTTTAATGAATGTCTTTGTAACGTTTACTTTAGGCGGAATATTTCTAATTTTGGTTACAACTTTTATTATTGCATTTACCCCACTACGCGAATTTATTCCCGGATATTCTTCGACAGAATTAAAACGAAATGCTACGAAACTGGCTATTAAATCAGATTCTTTAGAAACGGCCTTAAAACAAAATGAGGTTTATATAAAAGGAATTCAGAAAGTTTTGAAAGGGGAATTAGAATATTCAAAATTTAATAAAGATTCTATCTTAGCAGAATCTGTTGAAGATGCTTCAGATTTAAATATGAAACCATCTGATGCAGAAATAAAGCTAAGAGAAGACGTAGCCGAAACAGAAAAAGAACTGAAGACAAAATCTCAAGACAAAAAGAAAAGTGACAAAAAATAATACCACTGAAAATGTCAATTAAGTCAATTGCGGCGAAAATTTTTGCCCGAAAAATATATAAACAAACGCTTAAATGGACTGAAAAACCAGTTGAAACGCAACAAAAGGTTTTTAAAAGTTTGATCGAGAATGCAAAAAGTACTGCATTTGGAAAAGATCATCATTTTGATCAGATCAAAAACTTTGAGGATTTTCAAAAACGCGTTCCTGTAAGAGATTATGAAGATTTAAAACCCTATGTTGAAAAGGTTGTAAAAGGAGAATCGGATATTTTATGGAAAGGAAAACCATTGTATTTTGCTAAAACTTCGGGCACAACTTCGGGAGCAAAATTTATTCCGCTAACCAAAGAATCAATGCCTTATCATATAGAAGCGGCCCGAAATGCAATTTTACATTATATTCATGAAACGGGAAATGCCGATTTTGTTGACGGAAAAATGATCTTTTTGCAGGGAAGTCCAATTCTAACCGAAAAATACGGAATCAAATTCGGAAGACTTTCGGGAATTGTAGCACATTTTGTTCCTAAATATTTACAGAAAAACAGAATGCCATCTTGGGAAACCAATTGTATTGAAGATTGGGAAACCAAAGTAGATGCTATTGCAGATGAAACAATCAAAGAAAATATGTCGGTGATCTCTGGAATTCCGTCTTGGGTGCAGATGTATTTTGAACGTTTGCAGCAAAAAAGCGGAGGGAAGAAAATAGGCGAGATCTTCAAAAACTTTAATCTGTTTATTTACGGGGGCGTTAATTACGAACCATATCGCGCCAAGTTTGAAAATATGATTGGTAGAAAAGTAGATAGTATAGAGTTGTTTCCAGCATCTGAAGGATTTTTTGCCTATCAAGATTCTCAAAAGGAAAAAGGAATGTTACTATTGCTGAATTCTGGTATTTTCTATGAGTTTATAAAAGCAGACGAATTTTTTGAAGAAAACCCAAAAGTGTTGACTATTGGAGAAGCTGAAGTAGGTGTAAACTATGTTTTGATAATTTCTACAAATGCTGGACTTTGGCGTTATAATATTGGAGATACAGTTCAGTTTACATCTTTATTGCCACATCGTGTTATAGTTTCTGGCCGTATCAAGCATTATATTTCTGCTTTTGGAGAACACGTGATTGCGAATGAAGTAGAGAGCGCAATGAAAGAAGCTGTAGAATCAACCAATATTGTAATCAACGAATTTACGGTAGCACCGCAGATTAATCCATCAAACGGACTTCCGTATCATGAGTGGCTTATAGAATTCGAAAACGAACCAGAAAACATGGAAGTTTTTGCGGAAACAATCGATAATTCAATGCGTAAGCAAAACATTTATTACGATGATTTAATTACCGGAAACGTTTTACGAAAAGTAGTGATCACGAAAGTTTCTAAAAATGGATTTCAAGATTACATGAAATCACAAGGAAAACTGGGCGGGCAAAATAAACTTCCTAGATTATCAAATAATAGAGATATTGCGGATAATTTAAAGTAGAATTTAGCTTTTATATAAAAAACCTTCTAACAATTTGTTAAATGGTAATTCATTAAAGTTATATATATAATTCCTACTTTCGCCTTTCGAAATATTCGATCTTTTTTAAAAATAAAGTTGATTTTTTAAATAAAAAGACATGAAAGAAACCAAACATATATCAAGATCTAGAGCTCAGGAATCATCTGCGGCAATAGAAAAAATGTACATTACAATGCGCCATTTATTCAACCGTGGTTTTTACAAACCAATGGGAGTTTCGGGCGATAGTTTAAGAGAATCATTATTAGCATTACGTCCTGAGATTTACGGGAATATTGCCGAAGAAAAAGTAGAACTTAACGGACTTCTTTACGTTATTGAGCGTCTTCCGATAGGAATCGAACAATGCCGTTTTATCAATTTAACTTCAGACGAAGGATATTCTAAATCGCATTTCCAGGCAATTGTTCCTCCAAAAAGAAGAAGAAACTGCTATAGAATCGACGAAGAGCAAATGAATGTCGAAATCACGCGTGGACGTTCAGACATTTACGATATTCTAACTCACTTGACTTTCATTTTTATTGAATCTCATAAAATTAAAAATAGAGTTTTAATAGACGATGGAGGAGAGGTTTCTCGTGACTGGCAAAAATTGGAACAAGCAGTTATGCAGACCAAAAAGCTTACTTTGGTAGAAAAAGAAAAAGCAATTTCGCACGTTGCGAATATTTTGGCGAGAACTTTTGAAGAGGTTTTAGACATTTACGATGCATTTGGTTCAGAAACTGCGCCAGATCGTTTCTTGCATGTTATTTATTGGTTAGGAAAATTAGCAATCGAAGAAATTGTTGAAAATAATAAACGTACAATTACTTTTAGCCCAGTTTTACGTGAGCGTCTGGGACACCATATTCACGGAGAAATTTGGGCAACAAATATCAAAGAAGTTCTTAAAGCAAATGATTTGCTAAAAAGACCAATTCACGTCATTAGTGCTAATATGCACAGTGTAATGAATTCGATTTTTGCAACACCATTGTTAAAAACAAAATACAAAGGAAAAACAGATTTCTTTATTTATGAAGAATTAAGCAGTTCTGGTTCAAAAGAAATTAGAAGTCAGGTTGAAGAATTGGCTTTAAAAAACGGAATGATTTCATTGCCAGATTGCTCAGGAACCAATATCGATGTTCAAATTTTTGATACAGCAAAAATTGACTGGTCAAAAACAGCCTTTTCTCACGCAAATGTTGGCGAAGATAAACCTGTAATTATCGTAATGGATTATGCTTTTGGTGAACAAGCTTACGAAACAATCGATGAGCTTTTAAAACCATTTAAAAAAGAAACTTTACTCAATGTAAAATCGGTTTCTATTATGGGTAAAGCAGGAATTTTGGAAGGTGGAAAAGGAGATATCATGATTCCGTCTGCACATATTAACGAAGGAACGGCTGATAATTATTTCTTTGAAAATGAACTTAATGGCGCAATGTTCGAAGGAAATGATATCGATATTTATGAAGGAGCAATGGTTACCGTTTTAGGAACTTCGTTGCAAAATAGAGATTTATTGAAATTTTTCCACGAATCGACTTGGGGTGTAATTGGTCTGGAAATGGAAGGTTCTTATTACCAAAAAGCAATTCAGTCGGCATCAAAAATTAGAAAAAGTGTACCACACGATATTAAAGTTCGTTATGCGTATTATGCTTCTGATAATCCTCTAGAAACAGGAAGTACTTTGGCTTCAGGCGGATTAGGAACTACAGGTGTAAAACCAACTTACTTGATTACCATTAAAATTTTAGAACAGATTTTCAATTTATAATAGCACTTTTAAATGAGTACAAAAGTACCGCAAAATGCAGAAGATCAAGAAATTGATTTAGTTCTGATTTCAAAGAAGTTTAGTAATTTTTTTGCTAGAATTAGTACTTCTATTTTTAAAGGAATTCAGTTTTTTATAAAAAATTGGGTTTTTGTTTTGATTTTGATTGTTGTTGGATTTGTTGTCGGAATAGTTTTAGATCGGACTCAAAAAATATATGATAGTCAGCTAATTGTTACGCCAAATTTTGGAAGTGTTGATTATTTATATGCTAAAATTGAGTTGCTAAAATCAAAAATTAATGAACAAGATACTTTGTTTTTAAGAAAAGAAGTAGGATTTAAAGATCCGCTTATTTTAAGTAAAATTGAAATTAAACCAATTGCGGATGTTTATAGATTTATAGAAAACAAAGAAAACAATCTGGAATTAATAAAATTAATGTCAGAAAATAGCGATGTTAACAAAATTATAGAAGATAATACTACGAGTAAAAACTATACTTATCATAAAATTCTTTTTACAACAAGTGGATTTATAGATGATGATAATACCATTCAACCACTTTTAAATTATTTAAATAAGTCTGAATATTATAAAAAAATTCAAATCGTTGCACTAAAAAATATACAAGAAAAAATAGCTCAAAACGATACTATTCTAAATCAGATTAATGTTCTTTTAAATAGTTTTTCAAAATCTGCAAATAAAAGCAACAGTACGGTTTATTATAATGAAAATTTTCAAATAGATGAGGTTTTAAAAACCAAGCAAAAATTAATTGCAGACCAAGGCTATAATCGACTGGAAATAATTAATTCAGATAAAATTATAAAAGAAAATAGTCAAGTTTTAAATGTTTTAGATACAAAAAAAATCAATGGAAAATTAAAACTGATACTTCCATTTTTGTTTCTTTTCCTTTTCATTTCTTTTAGATTTGTTTTGATATTTTACAAAAAACAATCGAAAAAACAACTGTAATAATTAAAAGTTAGAAATTCACAATTGAGGATTTAGATATATTTTATAAAACATGAAAACAAAATTACTATTTGGAGTTTTAATATTATTTTTTACTTTGAATTCATGTAAAAATGAAGTTTCAAAAGAAGAAAGTACCGAAGGAAAAGATAACTTTTCAGTGGTCATTGAAGGGGTTTTTGAAAAAAATGATAAATTACAAGTCTTTTATTTACTTGACGGGCAAGATTGGAGCGAAGAAAATTCTATAGCACAAGCCATATATGCATCTAAAGATATGCAGAAAATAGAATTGGATTTTCCTAAAAACATTAAATTAAAAAATGTACGCGTAGATTTAGGATTTAATCCAACTCAATCTTATGTAACTATTAAAAACATAAGTTTGAAATATAAGAATGAAATAATTGATGGAGATTTAGAAGGCTATATTCTTTATTTTACCCCGAATGAATTTGTTACTTGGGATCGTAATTACTTTGGGTACAAGCTAAATACTATAGATAATAAATACGATCCTTTTATGATAGGAAATGAATTGTTTATGGATAAATTGGCAATAATGATGGAAAAAAAGCAAGAATAAAACTTAACGCACTTTTTATAATTGTACTTTAATCCAATTATTGATAAATGAAAAAGAATATAATTATAGATTATTTAACTTACGGTTCCGGTCAGTTAATAAATTTAATAGCACCAATATTAGTTGCTCCAAAAGTTATATCTGTATGTGGTATAGAAAGTTGGGGAAAAATAGGAGTTGTTTTATCTATATTTACATTATTGGGTTTATTTATTGATTTTGGATCTAATATTTTAGGAGTTAAAGAGATAAGTATTCATAAAAATAATTTTAATAAAATTCAGGATTATTTAAACACTTCATTTGCTATCAAATTTTGCTTTTTTGCAATAATAGTTTTTGCAGTCGTTTTAAGTAATTTTTTTTTTACTGAAATTGATCATAAACTATATTTGTTGGCATTAACTTTATTATCTGCTCAATTTTTTAATGTTACATGGATTTATCAAGGATTTGAAAAATTTGGCATAATCAACAGAATTATATTTGTATCAAAAATTATTTATGTCGCAGTTGTTTATCTTTTGATAACTCATAAAGAAGATTATTACCTAGTTTTATTTATTCTTGGATCTGCTAATACAATAGTTTATTTTTTTTTCTTTATAAGAATATGGAAATTATATCAGCTTTCTTTTTTTAATTTAAAGACAGATTTAATTAAGGAACAATTCAAGAACGAATTTTCTATTCTTATTTCTAATTTTTCAATTGCTATATATGTTCAAAGTCCGATTTTGATAATCCAGCATTTACTAGGAGATTATTATGCTGGTATTTACAAAATTGGAGATATGATTTTAAGCATATTTAGGAGTTATTTATCTGTTTTTTTTAATGTTAGTTTCCCGAAATTCTGCGAATGTTACAATACAAATAAAATGGAAGGAATTCGATTTTTGAAGAAAATAAATAGCTTAAATATTGCTTTATTAATTACTGGAGTTTTAGTAGTTGTAATTGGCGGAAATTTGATTATCACTAAAGATATCTTAAATCCTAAGATTTACAATCTTTTAAGTTTTTATTCCGGATTTATAATAGTTCCAATTATAACTGCTTTGAATATTCCTTTTTACCAATATTTAATTTATAAAAATGAACAAAAAATATTGTCTATAATTTTATCTTTAGGATCGTTATTGATGATGATTTTGGGTTATTTTTTGACTTTGTTTTTTAAAATACAAGGAAGTTTGATAGCCGTTTTTTTTATTGAAAGTCTAATCACAACGTTAATAATATTATTTTCTTTAAAGAAATACAAAAGGATTTCAAATTAACAGTAAACAGTATGCAAGAATCTTATTTAGAAAAAGAAAAACAGTATTTTTCGAATATTAGAAAAGATATTATTTCATTTATAGACGCAGATGAAGATTTATCATTTTTAGAAATTGGAGCAGGAACTGGCGCCACTTTATTAGAATTAAAAAGTAAAGGAATAGCAAAAAAAATAAGCGGATTTGATATTGTAGATGTAAATCACAATAAAGAAAAATTCGACTCATTTATTATTGGAAACATTGAACAAGATAAAATCCCTTTTGAATTAAATTCTTTTGATAATATAATTTTAGCAGATGTTTTAGAACATTTAATAGAGCCTCATAAAACAATTCAAAAACTAATTCCGTATTTAAAAAAAGGTGGAAATTTTTATATTAGTCTACCAAATGTTAGAAATTATGTGGTATTTTATAAAGTTTTTGTTAAAGGAAGTTTTGAATATACAGATGAGGGAATTTTTGACAAAACACATATTAGATTCTTTTGTAAAAGAGATATGTCTAATTTAATTAAGCAAATTCCAGAATTAAAGTTGCAAAAAATAGAGTCAAATTTAAGACATCTTTCATCGATCAAATCTACTTTTAATAAGATTACATTTGGACTTTTTGAGCCATTTATAAGCACACAGTATTTTTTGAAAGTATCTAAAAATTAGTATGATAAAATAAATCTGATGGACATAAAAGTATATATTGTTCTTTTAAATTACAACAATTCTCAGGATTCTATTGAATGTTTAGAAAGTATATTAAAACTACAATATTTTAATTATCAGGTAATTATTATTGATAATAGTGAAACATTACAATATATAGAAGAATTAAAATCTTGGGCAGAAGGTAACGTAATGCTACAAGAAACAAATTTTAAATATATTGTTTATCCTTTAGAAAAGAAGCCACTAACATTTCTGAGTATTAGAGAGAAAGATTTTTTATTACAAAGTAGAAATGAAAAAATAATTTTTGTAAAAGCAGAAGAAAACAATGGTTTCGCTGCGGGAAATAATATAGCGCTTAAGTATATTTTAAATCAAAATGATTTTGATTCCTGCATTTGGATTTTAAATAATGATACTATTATTGAAAAAAACAGTCTTTCTGCTATCATTGAAGAGATTAAAAAACAAAATGGTTCAAAAACAAACATTATTTATGGAACACCATTAATAGAATATGAAAGTCCAGAAATAGTTCAATCAATTGGTGGTAGGTATAATGCAAAAACAGGCTTAAGCAAACATGTAGGAGAAGGGATTTTGATTGAAGATGCAATGCTAAATTTTGAAAAAATAATTAAAAAGACAGCTTATCCTGTTGGTGCATCTATGATAATAAAATATCGCGATTTGAAATCAATAGGTTTATTATCAGAAGATTATTTTTTGTTTTTTGAAGAAATAGATTGGGTTTCAAGAGCAAAAAAAAGGAATGGAGGAGTAAAAATGCTTCCTATTTTTGGAATTTATCATAAACAAGGAAATAGCACAAAGTCAAAAATAAAGAAAAAGAAATCAGAATTTATAGATCTGATTTCAATGAAAAGCAGAATTACTTTTGCAAAAAAATACAATAGAAAAAATATAGGATTTATTTATTTATCAATTTTAACCTTAACAATTGGTAATAGAATTAAACAAGGAAATTTTAAAGTAATTCCGAAAATCTTAAAACTGGTTTTTGGTACAAAAAGTATACAAAAAGTAAATGAAAATTGATATAAAAAAAGTGTTTTTAGTGTTTTTGCCTTTTACTCAGGCATTAACATTAAATATTTTTTTTCCGCTTAAAATATCAGAAATTGCACTTGTAATTTTAATTTTTTTCTATATAAATAAAAAAACAATCTCAAAAGATTCGATTTGGTTTATAAACAATAATCTCATTATTATTTTATTGGGTATTTTAGTTACGCTATCATTTTTTGTAAACATACCTTGGAATTATCCTTATTTGCCAAAAGTAATTCCATTTAGGATAAATAGAGTAGGAGATAGTTTTATAAGGCTCTGTTACTTTTATTTATGTATTGCAGCCTATTTTTTTTCATTTCGATTGTTTACAAATGACATAAAAATTTTAGAAAAATGGATTTTGGGTGCCATGGTAGCAGCCATTTACGGATGGTACTTGTTTATATCTTCAGGATTAAATCTCCCATATCTTAAACTTCCAGGAATGGGAGAACCACAAACTTTAAGCGGTTTTATTCGATGTAGTACTTTTAAAGAGGGTAATTATTATGGCTTGTTCCTATTATTATCAGCATCAGTATCTTTCTATTTAAAGAAAATAAAACAAGGATGGTTTTTACTTCTAAGTGTTATTGTGTCAATGTCTACTATCTCAGTAATTTCAGTATTTATTTTTGTCTTTTACTATTATAGAAAGAGAATTTTGAAATTAAACGTAATGCTTAAGCTTGTTCCAATTTTTATAATTGTGGTGCTAATATTCATTCAAACAGATTTTTACCAAAGATTTGTCTATAAAAAACTTTTTGAGCCAACTAAAACCCTTACCCAAAATAATTTCTCAAAAGTAGATAGGGTAATTACAGGAAAAGTAGCTTTTTATTCAGGAATCGACAATCCTTTTTTTGGAGTTGGACCAGCTAATTACGGCTTACATTACGATTATTATAACAAGTATAAAAAAATCGTTGTGAATAGAAGCGAGTATTTTGACCGTTTTGCACAGCGAAAAAATGAAAGAGCTATTCCTAACAATGTATATTTAGAAGTTTTGTCGGAATATGGTGTTTTTGCATTATTATTATTTATGCTCTTTTTATTTCTAATTTTAACGAAAGCCTATT
The Flavobacterium humidisoli DNA segment above includes these coding regions:
- a CDS encoding GH3 auxin-responsive promoter family protein; the protein is MSIKSIAAKIFARKIYKQTLKWTEKPVETQQKVFKSLIENAKSTAFGKDHHFDQIKNFEDFQKRVPVRDYEDLKPYVEKVVKGESDILWKGKPLYFAKTSGTTSGAKFIPLTKESMPYHIEAARNAILHYIHETGNADFVDGKMIFLQGSPILTEKYGIKFGRLSGIVAHFVPKYLQKNRMPSWETNCIEDWETKVDAIADETIKENMSVISGIPSWVQMYFERLQQKSGGKKIGEIFKNFNLFIYGGVNYEPYRAKFENMIGRKVDSIELFPASEGFFAYQDSQKEKGMLLLLNSGIFYEFIKADEFFEENPKVLTIGEAEVGVNYVLIISTNAGLWRYNIGDTVQFTSLLPHRVIVSGRIKHYISAFGEHVIANEVESAMKEAVESTNIVINEFTVAPQINPSNGLPYHEWLIEFENEPENMEVFAETIDNSMRKQNIYYDDLITGNVLRKVVITKVSKNGFQDYMKSQGKLGGQNKLPRLSNNRDIADNLK
- a CDS encoding DUF6909 family protein — its product is MKETKHISRSRAQESSAAIEKMYITMRHLFNRGFYKPMGVSGDSLRESLLALRPEIYGNIAEEKVELNGLLYVIERLPIGIEQCRFINLTSDEGYSKSHFQAIVPPKRRRNCYRIDEEQMNVEITRGRSDIYDILTHLTFIFIESHKIKNRVLIDDGGEVSRDWQKLEQAVMQTKKLTLVEKEKAISHVANILARTFEEVLDIYDAFGSETAPDRFLHVIYWLGKLAIEEIVENNKRTITFSPVLRERLGHHIHGEIWATNIKEVLKANDLLKRPIHVISANMHSVMNSIFATPLLKTKYKGKTDFFIYEELSSSGSKEIRSQVEELALKNGMISLPDCSGTNIDVQIFDTAKIDWSKTAFSHANVGEDKPVIIVMDYAFGEQAYETIDELLKPFKKETLLNVKSVSIMGKAGILEGGKGDIMIPSAHINEGTADNYFFENELNGAMFEGNDIDIYEGAMVTVLGTSLQNRDLLKFFHESTWGVIGLEMEGSYYQKAIQSASKIRKSVPHDIKVRYAYYASDNPLETGSTLASGGLGTTGVKPTYLITIKILEQIFNL
- a CDS encoding oligosaccharide flippase family protein; translation: MKKNIIIDYLTYGSGQLINLIAPILVAPKVISVCGIESWGKIGVVLSIFTLLGLFIDFGSNILGVKEISIHKNNFNKIQDYLNTSFAIKFCFFAIIVFAVVLSNFFFTEIDHKLYLLALTLLSAQFFNVTWIYQGFEKFGIINRIIFVSKIIYVAVVYLLITHKEDYYLVLFILGSANTIVYFFFFIRIWKLYQLSFFNLKTDLIKEQFKNEFSILISNFSIAIYVQSPILIIQHLLGDYYAGIYKIGDMILSIFRSYLSVFFNVSFPKFCECYNTNKMEGIRFLKKINSLNIALLITGVLVVVIGGNLIITKDILNPKIYNLLSFYSGFIIVPIITALNIPFYQYLIYKNEQKILSIILSLGSLLMMILGYFLTLFFKIQGSLIAVFFIESLITTLIILFSLKKYKRISN
- a CDS encoding class I SAM-dependent methyltransferase; amino-acid sequence: MQESYLEKEKQYFSNIRKDIISFIDADEDLSFLEIGAGTGATLLELKSKGIAKKISGFDIVDVNHNKEKFDSFIIGNIEQDKIPFELNSFDNIILADVLEHLIEPHKTIQKLIPYLKKGGNFYISLPNVRNYVVFYKVFVKGSFEYTDEGIFDKTHIRFFCKRDMSNLIKQIPELKLQKIESNLRHLSSIKSTFNKITFGLFEPFISTQYFLKVSKN